Genomic window (Paenibacillus sp. 37):
CACTGAGACATACGTCTTTATATCTACCTCCGTCTATTGTACCCTATGATTGAAACTCTTTTTCATGCTGAATTCTGTTACGTGATCACGACAAGAGTACAGTTAGCAAGAACCCTAGCTTATAGATTGTAGATTCATCATCTAATCGACCCTTGCAGCAAGCAAACCTAGAAAGACCTAGATTCATGATTCACTGTAGATTTTAAGTATCACCTAGAAAGCCTGCAATTATAGTCGTACTGAAGTTAATAGACACACGTAGAAGGTCAGATAGCTATCGATCCTAGAGAGACTAGTCATGCAATACAACTGTAGAAATTATAGCAGCAGTACTATAGAAAATGGATCAAGTTTCACCACCAGGCCCCGGCATACTGCCAGGGCTTTTTTGCGTTTGTGCGAACACCCAACCACACGCTCAGGGAAACAGAGGTATCGTGGTTCTTTCTGCTGGGTTTATAATATGGCAAGATACCAATAGAGGGAGTGATGGGATGTATTCCGATCTGCAACTGACGGAGGACCGCCCTGTATATATACAAGTCAAAGATTATATGAAGCGATTGATGCTCAAAGGCGGCCTGCAAGCCAAACAAAAGCTGCCCTCGACCCGTGAACTCAGTACACTCATGAAGGTTAGTCGCAGCACGGTCCTGCTCGCTTATGCCGAGCTTGAAGATGAAGGTCTGATCTATGCAGTCAAAGGCAAGGGCAATTACGTCAGTGCCTCCATCGAAACACCTGAGGCAGCAGCGAACTGGGAACTGGACTGGACGACAGAGGTAAGCGAGTATGCCATTCAGGCAGAGCAGTACGATCTGATGAAGCATGGCTCCGGTGCAGAGCGCGGTGAGATATCGTTTACCAGCATAGCACCGGATGAAAAGCTGTTTGATCTGCACAACGTAAAGCGGGCTTTTCTGGATCGCATGTCACTTGAAGGCGAAGTACTGTTGAATTACGGATATGCGCAGGGGTACAGACCGCTGATGAACTATTTACTACGTTATATGGAGAACAAAGGTGTCGATCTCCGTGGCAAGGACATCCTGATTACTAACGGATTCACGGAAGGTTTCGATCTGGTGCTTGGAGCGTTGCGCAAAAAAAGCGGAAAAGCGCTCTGTGAGAATCCAACGCACCACACGGCGATTAAAAATCTAAAATTGCACCAGTTTCAACTGACCGGTGTGAATATGGAGCCGGATGGCCTGGACTTGAAACAACTGGAACATGAACTCGAGACAAGTCCATATGATCTGGCGTATCTCGTGCCATCCTATCACAATCCAACCGGGATTGTGACGTCCCCTG
Coding sequences:
- a CDS encoding PLP-dependent aminotransferase family protein gives rise to the protein MYSDLQLTEDRPVYIQVKDYMKRLMLKGGLQAKQKLPSTRELSTLMKVSRSTVLLAYAELEDEGLIYAVKGKGNYVSASIETPEAAANWELDWTTEVSEYAIQAEQYDLMKHGSGAERGEISFTSIAPDEKLFDLHNVKRAFLDRMSLEGEVLLNYGYAQGYRPLMNYLLRYMENKGVDLRGKDILITNGFTEGFDLVLGALRKKSGKALCENPTHHTAIKNLKLHQFQLTGVNMEPDGLDLKQLEHELETSPYDLAYLVPSYHNPTGIVTSPAKRVEIIRLMNKYQVPIIEDGFNEELRYSGSHVSPLIASMGKGNGLVYLGSFSKVLFPGLRVGWIIADAALIDYLESMKRARSIHTSTLDQSLLYQYLSNGNFEKYLKRARTEYKRKYELVVRCLKQHLPMCRISGAGGLHLFVQFPSQYRTRDLLAACKGKGVTFTPGDTFYLEPGQGVNTMRLGFSRVSDENIRKGIRIIGETAAQMR